Genomic window (Cydia amplana chromosome 11, ilCydAmpl1.1, whole genome shotgun sequence):
ATACTATCTTAACCCCAAAATAAGATTAGTTTATCTTAACTGTTCCATAATCATCATGCCTCATCATGTAACTTAACCACAAGGTaccttttctttctttttttagggttccgtagccaaatggcaaaaaacggaacccttatagattcgtcatgtctgtccgtctgtctgtccgtccgtatgtcacagccacttttctccgaaactataagaactatactgttgaaacttggtaagtagatgtattctgtgaaccgcattaagattttcacacaaaaatagaaaaaaaaaacaataaatttttggggttccccatacttcgaactgaaacgcaaaaaatacgtgtggggtatctatggataggtcttcaaaaatgatattgaggtttctaatatcatttttttctaaactgaatagtttgcgcgagagacacttccaaagtggtaaaatgtgtgtccccccccccctgtaacttctaaaataagagaatgataaaactaaaaaaattatatgatgtacattaccatgtaaacttccaccgaaaattggtttgaacgagatctagtaagtagttttttttttatacgtcataaatcgcttaaatacggaaccattcatgggcgagtccgactcgcacttggccgcttttaatacCGTTATTGTTATGTAAGTTTAAAGTGGCATAAGaggttaaatatagtatttagtTGCGGTtttaggatttatttcatttgtatgaTATAATTTCTTTCATATCTGCTCAGAAAAATTGATTGTGGGTAaaattttagtaaaaaatattcaattttgtGATTTTTCATGAAAGTGAGCGAGAGagtgcaccgcaccgcgaccgtttaatggaaatccgtggtctctgcctacccctccgggaaataggcgtgattatatgtatgtatgtaataaattcGAGTTAtttcctcatgttggctggtaaaattgacttcttttaaattttaagtgagtatttccCTCAAGTTAGTGTGGTCAAAAATGTAGTGTGTCACTCGGTAGAAACATTGTTTAAACCTCATGCCTTGAAATcctcgcaatgctcaagattccactttcaaaccactcactacgctcgtggttcattttggattggccaaacaacgtaaagtaaatgttgtagtcaaaaatattaacttttgaacaaacttttaggcccggttcacattgactggctgcaccactgtgcatatacaaagtttatactagctgtaacttttttacgttaagtcgaaattaaataagaagaataattatgaaaggtactaaattataggtactaaatctttgtcaaaagatggattcgatataacgcctacaaataggggaactggacttggtcctgtcaacctgacgtcagaatggctggccactttattttcaatatttctcgatttctattgaggtactaaatatttgatgtcaggtaccaaatagtactaaataggtactaaatcttggaGTAACACTCGTTATAAATAGCCATCATGGTCCTGTCATCCTGACGCTCACCGTACATAGCTACCATAAGCCACATACctttttttgtttactttaaaGTTATATGCCTACCTACACCTTAACTCGACTGCTCGTGCAGTTTTCGATACTAAGTACCTAGATACCTACATCCTACATCACGGAGTGATGTGCTAATCCTTCCATCCGCTTACCTAACTTTACCGAAAAGTACTCAGTCTTTTCGGCATGAAAAATctagatatttaaataaatattgtagaaAGCGATTTACTTAATCGATTCGGTATTTACCAGACCATGGTATTACAAATTTTCCCGATAACCCAATAATCTCGAGATATCTTCGGCTTCAGCGTCGCTTGAGTCTGGGATTAGCCCGCGCCTGTTGCCTCAGTACAATTTAGGAATCAAATATGTAAGATTTATTGGAAGAttgatgattaattttattatcaatttattatTTGATACAAATGTTGTTTCCTCGCAACCCTTTCAGTGCAGATGGCTCAAATGCCGCGTCATGCATGCGGCGTAGCACTGGGCTCATCGCACGTCTGCTGGTGCTGCGAGAATGTAGGCTGACATTGGCTGTGGAgtggatatattttttgtatcttaatattttcctaatgtgataggtacGTACTAATAAATTCACTCTGACTCGAAGCTCAGAAAttcgtatttaaatacctatattatatcaaaatttATTCCCATAATAATTTTCTGTTCTAATCCTGGCAGCATTTTCATGGACAGTCTTCAAGCGAGAAGCAATACCCCGACGATACATGTAAAACGAAGGGGAAGTCGCAGTCGCACCGCGACCAGTCGCAGATGATGCCTAATGGCATCGTCCTGGGCTCATCGCACGTCGGCTGCGAGTATGTGGGCTGGCACCGACTGTGGACTGGGTACATGTGCTCTGGGCATTGCTTTACGCCTGAAAAAATATAACGAGTCAATAACTAATTACATTATTGGTTATAAATCGAGGTCCGTGGTAGTGTGCAACAAGTATTCAGACAACTAATGGGGCATTCCAGAAATGTGTCGGGTACGTGACGATATTTTATAACACTTCTAAAGCTAAGAagccgatatttggcatgatGACGTTTGATAACTTAGCTTTAAATTCTGCGGTAGGTATACTTAATACAGATTTCTGCATATTATTAAGGTAGCTGCGCATACGCGTCATATCCTCGACCCACACTCATGCACAGACGAGCGAATAATGTCTCTTCTAAATTATTACTTGATTATGATTTAATAGTGGGTGATATTAATTTTGTACTAACCCAACACACAACCTAATACAGGCTGTAGCACTAGAAAAATCGAACTCACGATACCATAaacaattttttctactccagcacttaaatgtgtcaattaaatgactgacagtgatatctaaagcaatgtcatttgaatgatttgtctataggctcataagatgactgctagcagtcatcttataagtataatacaactgctttattttttttaaagatacaattccgatcatcttgattgaaagaggtaagttttcatttacaataataacttttttttttttttctatgttttgctgtgtgcataataattcatacaaagtaacccattttcttagtcttaactgttttgtgtcgggtgcagctgtcatagaaaaagtaatgtatgcaacaactcataattggttcttaaaattctcgcgtctttttttacaaaactcgactacgtctcgttttgtaacttcgacccttgaattttaagaacccttattatatcactgttgcataaactactattttatctAGCAAATAATGTTACCTATGTCGCGCATTATGTCTGTAAACGACACAAACATTTAttctgttaatttaaaaatgacaAATGTGTAGTATCGCGATACCATGATACCAATACCTAAATTAGGTACCAAGACAATCATCTGTACCTCCATCCTTCATCCAATTTACTAAATAAATCTTTACTCACATGAGCCATTATAcattaaacactctacttttttGTCCACAAGTTCGAAGTACAAATTCGGTGCACAATTTACAAAGCTAAATAATATAACGGTTAATACATTTAGGAGCTGCATTTTTCACCCACTTAGCTTTACGGTTTAATTCCTTCTGTTGTTCAAAAGAGCAGATAATAAGAAGTTGGTGAATGATTGAATTAACTTCCTTCTTTTGTTGAACTACCTACTAAGTAGATGTTTGTTTTTGCAATTGGAGAGTTCGGGAAATAAAGTGGTCACCTGTTTAATTATGgttatttattcaattttagTAATCAGtaatttctaattttaaaaataaacgtcTCTTGttcttatttcaaataaaattgtaacattAAACCAGTGACTTTATGAGCTATAGACCCCACGCATACCTTGGTCAAGTTAAAAAACTGAATCGACAAATAAATTCCttaattatacatacttaattactattttttttatggaaatcggttgagaaattcGACTGGGAAGGTAAATtctaacttacattttgattgatatcaaaattaatacctacttacatgttGGTATTGGCGCGAGTGACTCGCACGGGCGAATGCCAAGCAAATTACctacatcattttgatgtcaaaatgcaAGTTTGATTTGGCTTCCCGTAGTGTAAAACAGCCGGGCATACGAATGCATTTTACCCATCTTAAACGGAAACTGTCCCTTTCGTCACATTGGCGCCGCAATCGCATGCGGTGTGACAACCGCCTTTATTTCTGCGACTCAAACATGTAATATGTATTAGCAGTAAACTAAAGCGGCCTAGTTTCCGACTGTCTGCTGGCAGGCCGCCAAATCATTATCTTAACTATTTACCAACCTGCCCCACTTATCATGCACCCACAGCCATATTGAATTATTTAAGAAAGTtctgtttaatttaaaattctcGGCTATTCCGCGAAATAACTTAGAAATTTTTGATGTTAAGATGTGATAATACTTTGTACATTACATACTTTGGAGTCTGGGCATAGGTATGTATTACACCCCtgagcccgattcggattaaaCAACGTATTACGGTTTTGATCCTATTTTGATACAACCTTGAAGATCGTTCACAATGGTTAGTGCATCCGAAGTAAAgtaaaagtcgtgcgtgagatgcgagccaatcaccaagacgatcgtcacggtcgtatcaaaaccagtaaggcaaaaaaaaatgtaagtatagtttgtcaaaggactgtttcatttcaaacatagacagagaatcatactatctttgtcttacactagtactagcacccaaaagaaaagcatgaatatagtttttcttgttcttatttactgacaacgACAACGAACTATaactactaattttgaaattactttaggtgcaTCAAGTAATGGCAGTAGGTAATTAAAGCTtgtttttgcgttcctctaattTTTTCCATGAGAtacttatagtagtttatgcaacagtgatataataagggttcttaaaattcaagggtcgaagttacaaaacgagacgtagtcgagttttgtaaaaaaagacccgagaattttaagaaccaattatgagctgttgcatacattactttttctatgacagctgcagcaaaaaaacagagttattattaaaaaaaaagagttattatttaaaaaaaattgagttattatttaaaaaaaaagagttattattgtcaatgaaaacatacctctttcaatcaagatgatcggaacttgtatctttaaaaaaaataaagcagttgtattatattcataagatgactgctagcagtcatcttatgagcctatagacaaatcattcaaatgacattgctttagatatcactgtcagtcatttaattgacacatttaagtgctggagtagaaaaaataatatataaattatctaCAGGCTAATTCTAGTTTTAGTTAATTAGATATTAGATCTGTTTTCAATATGATACTGATCCGTGAGTGTAAAAAGAGACGGTTTTGGTTgatgaaatgtcacttttgacactgacagcagTATAATATCTAGGCAATAACAAAAACTAGAATTGACCTGGTTATCGGGGTCTTAATGGTCAGTAAGTGCTACGCGTGCTACGTCGTAGCCCGTAGCATTATTTTTCCGCTGTGTAGCGAAAACAGTGCGTAAACATACGCAGCAAGTCTATCATAAATATGCACTGAAagggttattttaaaattaaataaaacagaatTACGATATTCGTTATTAAATGcactttattaataaaaaaatctactaGATTATCTACGCTAACATAAGTATTAACTACTACAAATCCGTCTCGTTTACctattatttacagttatgtccAGAATAATAAATTTTTATCGCAAATACAAATAGCCCGTAAAACGGAATGTACATATAGTTATAGCCGTTATTGTTATAGAGTACCGATTTCAATCAAAATTATATTCTGACTCGGAAACTACAaagatacataattatatcattCTAATTTTCTAAAAATATTGGTAATAAAGTCATTTAACAGATTGATACTCGATCATTAGACCTGATGAGATGCATCCTGGGTATAGGTGCACATACTACAAATGTAGGTAAGCATTACCAACATACGTTTACAGTAATATCGCAAATTagatataaaatgtattttaaaatattgtctgtaataaactaaatacactttttatacaaatatttttattgaaaatcatattttctaaaaaaaacatatttattgttTCTTTACAATCATACATATCACTTACAGACGTGTGTCCAACGCGTGATAAATATTACATAACAAAACTAAACATTATTAACAGAtaacaaaacataaaattttacaatatcACAATGAAACATAGCTGAACATTAAATATTTGGTAAGTCACATAGTTGCCGGCTTGTAGCTTCTGTGAACTTAGTCAGGGTGCACtttaataagtatattttattagaTACTTCACTTAATATTAGTATCGCCAAAGTTAACATTAGATCATCAGCCATACTTAACCATTTCCTCGCTGTCCGTGCCGTCGGGCAGGTGCAGCCGACGCCGGGACTTGCGCCGGCGCAGGCCCGGCTCTGGGCACTCTTCTTCCTTCACGCAGCGCATGAGCTCCTCGTCCAGAAGAAGATCAGCGTTGCAGTCGCAGCGTGACCAGCCGCATGTGAACCCTATAtaattagattttacttagaTGCAGCTATTGTCAAAACACTGGATTATTTAGATCCCtgtgacacagaataaataatagtactaagtacagaagactcactctctaacaaaacgcgtctgttacgatcagcacagatatggccgctaggtggcgacagcgccacgcgcggcttatggctttccccaaaattggggccgaacggatgtacttttaggtacctgtagcaaagcgacgaaatcgcggagtgagacacgcctgcctggGACTAATTCGCAAGCCAATTATACAAAATTTTACAAACATAGACAGTAGTTCAGTTAAAACTTttcttatttatgttattaaaagTGTGATATATTCACCAATAAGCTAGTAAAAAAGGTAAAATTAGGATCTCCAACTTTTTCGATGTTTATCGCAATGTTGCCTATTGGCATCCTAGTCGCCAAAACGATCGCTCGTGTCATTCATCAAATTTCGCTCTATCGGGAAGCGAGtctttagcttccaagatttgacccacactatagttcgtttttttagcattagaaagaaggtaataagcgatcttgacaagtcttttaattgaaaaacgctttttaaaaatcagtaagtattacttatgaaagcagaagaatataaatgatcgtattagattcataattggtacatatttgccattatttattttaaaaacgtgtttttcaataaaaagacacgtcaagattgtttaccttatttctaatgctaaaaaaacgaactataacaaaataactcggcaagttaaataaaagcttgtattacACAGAGTGTGAGTATATTTCTTCAACTTTTTCGTAAactgaaattatttattataatggtTACCTATTGGATAGACATATCTGGAAGTGCAAGTGCGCTGCGACACTGCATCTTGATCGCAGCGCGTATGATACGGGTGCATGTTGCGTGGACAGTGGGGTACACCTGTAATTTAAATTATCAATTAATTCTACTAATTACCCCTTTACAAAAACCTACAGCATAAGCAGGATAGCGTTTACAGTTCGCCCTGCTCAATACCTAGAGGATAAGATGTAAATCTTATAAGGCGAAAAGAAATAAGTACATCATGGAATTGGAATTAACGAAGAACTGTATTAGTGGAGAAATGACGAGTGGATTAATAGTAATACATATATCGAAGGGAGAGAATAtcttattacaataataaagatatttttcatCTTGCATTTAACATTACATAAATTACCCAATACCCGATATTAGGTAACAAATCAACTCACATTCGCCTTTGTAATAAAGACATCGGAAATTCTGTCGCGGATGAGCGGCGCACAATAGAAGCAAAGAAAGTAACGCAAGAACCGACATTGTCTCGAAACTCTAAACTGAGACTGAGTACGAAAGTGTTCCCACGATTACTTACTGTTTTGTTTGTGTTTTCGCACGCTCGGCTCAATTGCGTGAAATGGTTGTTTATGACTTTTATGAGGATTGCTTCCATTTAGACCTGGCCTCGCGTAATTTTATTGCGGACAATGACAGTAACCTATAACAGAAAAGAACAATTCGCAAAACAGTAAGGTCAGCCGGGGCAATTGCAACTACTTTAAAACTACACGAAGTTAGACTACTAGAGCTAAAGCCATTGGTGAACTCTATTATACATCATTGGCGAAAGTGTGTGGCTCTCTACCTCTACTCACTTCTTGTATTTTCAGAGTAAGTAAGTTGCACTTGTCCCATAGTTGCAATTGTCCTGGCTGACCTTATATTGTTTAATGGATTCATCTGTACTTTCAGATCATCAAATGTCTCTTCTTATTCTCTTACGTTGTGTTGATAGGTTGCAATCCTTCGCCTGTGACGTACAGTCGCACATCCTCTGCTCTTGCACAAACGATTGCTTGATGTCGCGATAAAATGAAACTCGGcaacatattttattaggttGCACTTTGTACCGCCAAAATTTTTTGTAATAAACGGTTGACGAAACCCATAAAACTCCTACAACTAAACAAATACACCTAACAATAATTTCTCCATAAACGCTGGCTAGCTATTGTTTCGATGATTAACAATAATCAATATTGTGAAACTTTGCCCTTTCATAACATAAACAATACTAAAACTAAACAACAAACTTTAGCAGTCTTCGTTATACCCTTGTACCAAGTTTCAAACTTCGTTCGTGCGAATTGAAGAGCTATtatcaagtaagtacctaccgagAAACGATGCCTTACCACGAATCTTGTTAGTCGATAAAATATAGGTGAAGGGGTAAGCTTCAGTAATTACTGATTACGTACCATATATGCTTCAAGAGACCGGTAAATAATGGAGACTGGCGGTAAAGAATAGATGGCGTCACATTAGCAAGGttttagggcttccaataccgggatcccggtatttcgggatcccgtctttttaaacgcatttttcaataccggtatttttaaaaacaataccgggatcccggtatttttaaaaacaataccgggatcccggtattttaaaaaatgagggaaatgcgcagtataaaccctttaaattcattatattcggctgtatgaaaaagcttactaaacgtcagacgcatctagagttagaccaagaaaagtctgcaacgattttgatagcacgcgcagtgcaagtgttatattaaacgtcaaacttctatgaaattatgacgtacaaataacacttgcactgcgtactgcgtatgctatcaaaatcgttgcagactttacaagcttggtctaactctaactggtctctagcccgcattttattattgaaacaagatcgttacctaatgcgtcagataaatatttggtggttggtggtggatgaatcctgaagttatgtgagtgatgaatatgatgatagtgacattaacattaacataattagttcttataattttatcaaaaaataaaacgaaagagcaaggataactgtaataatggcaaacgaATTAtaacggaaatttgaaaaaatgttgtctggttggttaagt
Coding sequences:
- the LOC134652238 gene encoding uncharacterized protein LOC134652238 yields the protein MSVLALLSLLLLCAAHPRQNFRCLYYKGECVPHCPRNMHPYHTRCDQDAVSQRTCTSRYVYPIGFTCGWSRCDCNADLLLDEELMRCVKEEECPEPGLRRRKSRRRLHLPDGTDSEEMVKYG